Proteins from a genomic interval of Undibacterium parvum:
- the holA gene encoding DNA polymerase III subunit delta, whose translation MQLRFDAVDAHLSKGLSALYVITSDEHLLALETADKIRKVAKTQGFFERDILSVERSFKWGALLAANQSQSLFGDKKLIDLRIPTGKPGKDGGAAIQEYISKLSPDNLTLITLPKLDWATQKAAWVTSLQQAAVYIDIPLVERAQLPGWISQRLSAQGQSADRQSLDFIADRVEGNLLAAHQEIQKLGLLQAPGKLSFEVIHDAVLNVARYDVFKLNEAMLIGDVARLVRMLEGLKGEGEALPLVLWAVAEELRTLLKLKAGMAQGRPLGVMLKEFRIWGPREKLMEPALRRVSLASLQAALQEAAQVDKMVKGLRAKAFAGDAWDALLQLGLRVARSAPGSA comes from the coding sequence ATGCAATTGCGCTTTGATGCGGTTGACGCTCATCTCTCTAAAGGTCTGTCTGCCTTGTATGTTATCACCAGTGATGAGCATTTGCTGGCCTTGGAAACTGCCGATAAAATTCGAAAGGTTGCCAAGACTCAGGGATTTTTTGAGCGAGACATCTTAAGCGTAGAGCGTAGTTTTAAATGGGGGGCCTTGCTGGCGGCGAATCAGTCGCAATCGCTGTTTGGCGATAAAAAATTGATAGACTTGCGCATTCCTACTGGCAAACCAGGTAAAGATGGTGGCGCCGCGATACAGGAATATATCTCCAAACTTTCTCCCGATAATCTGACTCTGATCACCCTGCCTAAGCTCGATTGGGCCACCCAAAAGGCGGCGTGGGTGACCAGTTTGCAGCAAGCTGCCGTGTATATCGACATCCCTCTGGTGGAGCGGGCGCAATTGCCAGGCTGGATCTCGCAGCGCCTGTCAGCCCAAGGGCAGAGTGCCGATAGGCAAAGCCTCGATTTCATCGCCGATAGAGTCGAGGGTAATCTGCTTGCCGCGCATCAGGAAATCCAAAAACTAGGTCTGTTGCAGGCACCGGGTAAGCTCAGTTTCGAAGTGATCCACGATGCCGTGCTCAATGTGGCGCGCTACGATGTGTTTAAACTTAATGAGGCAATGCTGATCGGTGATGTGGCACGTCTGGTGCGCATGCTGGAAGGCTTGAAGGGCGAGGGCGAGGCGCTGCCGCTGGTGCTATGGGCAGTGGCTGAAGAGCTGCGTACCTTACTTAAACTGAAGGCCGGAATGGCACAGGGGCGACCTTTAGGTGTGATGCTGAAAGAATTCAGGATCTGGGGCCCACGCGAAAAATTGATGGAGCCCGCTTTACGGCGCGTTAGCCTGGCCAGCTTGCAGGCTGCACTGCAAGAGGCGGCGCAAGTCGATAAAATGGTCAAGGGTTTGCGCGCCAAGGCCTTCGCTGGCGATGCCTGGGATGCCTTACTGCAATTGGGTCTGCGGGTAGCGCGCAGCGCTCCGGGATCTGCCTGA
- a CDS encoding 2-hydroxychromene-2-carboxylate isomerase: MSKVCEYYFAPQSPWAYLGHQRFLDLAKQQGVKIEIKPFDLGKVFAISGGLPLAKRAPQRQAYRLTEMQRWSEYLALPMHVQPTFFPVAADPAALMIIAAQLAHGTEAALNLSGAIMRAVWAEQKNIADADTLAGLAFDCELDGKQLLKSSETASVQADYDRFTNEAIAANVFGVPWFVYQGESFWGQDRLDFLERAFQK; this comes from the coding sequence ATGAGTAAAGTCTGTGAATACTATTTTGCACCGCAATCACCTTGGGCTTATTTGGGGCATCAACGCTTCCTTGATCTGGCTAAACAGCAGGGCGTCAAGATAGAGATCAAGCCTTTCGATTTAGGGAAAGTATTTGCCATTTCGGGTGGCTTGCCTTTGGCTAAACGAGCACCCCAGCGTCAGGCCTATCGCCTGACAGAAATGCAGCGCTGGAGCGAATATTTGGCGTTACCCATGCATGTGCAGCCGACTTTTTTCCCTGTGGCTGCTGATCCTGCGGCTCTAATGATTATCGCTGCACAATTGGCGCATGGTACTGAGGCGGCGCTTAATCTGAGTGGCGCCATCATGCGTGCGGTGTGGGCTGAACAAAAAAATATCGCCGATGCGGATACTCTGGCTGGCTTGGCTTTTGATTGCGAACTGGATGGCAAGCAATTGCTGAAATCTTCTGAGACCGCCAGCGTACAAGCCGATTACGACAGATTCACTAATGAGGCAATCGCCGCCAATGTGTTTGGTGTACCCTGGTTCGTGTACCAGGGTGAAAGTTTCTGGGGTCAGGATAGACTAGATTTTTTAGAACGGGCTTTTCAGAAGTAA
- a CDS encoding glutamate-5-semialdehyde dehydrogenase, whose protein sequence is MDIKIDIKHYMNELGMRARKASSAMAKADSATKNLALQLIAAAIRREAPALRAANELDLAAAKAGGMDAAMLDRLTLSEQGIAKMAEGLEQIVSLADPIGEISNMKYRPSGIQVGQMRVPLGVIGIIYEARPNVTVDAAGLCIKSGNATILRGGSEAMHCNQALATLVKEGLAGAGLPADAVQVVATTDRAAVGELITMSQYVDVIVPRGGKGLIERLMREATVPMIKHLDGICHVYIDGKADLQKAIAIAFNAKCHRYGTCNTMETLLVAHSIAPLVLPALAELYAGKQVELRCDVAAAQILAGYPYLASATEADWSTEYLAPILAVKVVADMDEAITHINTYSSKHTESIVTEDYSLAMRFLREVDSASVMVNASTRFADGFEYGLGAEIGISNDKLHARGPVGLEGLTSLKYVVFGHGEVRE, encoded by the coding sequence ATGGATATCAAGATAGACATTAAGCACTACATGAACGAGCTAGGCATGCGCGCCCGCAAGGCCTCTAGTGCCATGGCGAAAGCCGACAGCGCCACCAAAAATCTAGCGCTGCAACTGATCGCCGCGGCGATACGGCGCGAAGCGCCCGCCTTGCGCGCCGCCAATGAGCTTGATCTGGCAGCCGCCAAAGCGGGCGGTATGGATGCTGCCATGCTTGACCGACTCACTTTGTCCGAGCAGGGCATCGCCAAAATGGCCGAAGGTCTGGAGCAAATCGTTAGTCTGGCCGATCCCATCGGTGAGATTTCGAATATGAAGTATCGGCCTAGTGGCATACAGGTCGGCCAGATGCGGGTACCGCTGGGCGTGATCGGCATTATTTACGAAGCCCGTCCAAACGTCACGGTGGATGCCGCCGGTCTGTGTATCAAGAGCGGCAATGCAACGATACTGCGCGGTGGTTCCGAGGCGATGCACTGCAACCAGGCGCTGGCAACGCTGGTCAAAGAAGGCTTGGCTGGCGCTGGTTTGCCAGCCGATGCGGTGCAAGTCGTCGCTACTACTGATAGAGCGGCCGTCGGTGAGTTAATCACTATGTCGCAGTATGTTGACGTGATCGTGCCGCGTGGCGGCAAAGGTCTGATCGAGCGCCTGATGCGCGAAGCCACGGTACCTATGATCAAGCATCTCGATGGCATTTGCCATGTGTATATCGACGGTAAAGCCGATCTGCAAAAAGCGATCGCGATTGCCTTTAATGCTAAATGTCACCGCTATGGCACCTGCAATACCATGGAAACTTTGTTAGTGGCGCACAGCATCGCGCCGCTAGTGTTACCCGCCTTGGCCGAACTGTACGCTGGCAAGCAAGTGGAGTTGCGTTGCGATGTCGCTGCAGCGCAGATCTTGGCTGGATATCCGTATCTGGCCAGCGCCACCGAAGCTGACTGGAGCACCGAATATCTGGCGCCTATCCTGGCGGTTAAGGTGGTGGCAGATATGGATGAGGCGATTACGCATATCAATACCTATTCGTCTAAGCATACCGAGTCTATCGTTACCGAGGATTACAGCCTGGCGATGCGCTTCTTGCGTGAGGTTGATTCTGCCTCTGTGATGGTGAATGCTTCGACCCGCTTTGCCGATGGCTTTGAATATGGCCTGGGTGCCGAAATCGGAATTTCCAACGACAAGCTACATGCGCGCGGACCGGTCGGACTGGAAGGTTTGACATCATTAAAATACGTGGTGTTTGGCCACGGTGAAGTGCGTGAGTAA
- a CDS encoding CopD family protein, whose amino-acid sequence MLWIKALHIVFIASWFAGLFYLPRIFVNLAQEVEANASERLLLMARKLYRFMTILAVPALGLGIWLWMGYGIGRGPGNGWMHAKLAIVLLLIGYHHACGSILKKFEGQRNTRSHVWYRYFNEVPVVLMLIAVILVVVKPF is encoded by the coding sequence ATGCTCTGGATCAAAGCTCTACACATCGTCTTTATCGCCTCCTGGTTCGCTGGCTTATTTTATCTGCCCAGAATTTTTGTCAACCTGGCGCAGGAAGTTGAAGCCAATGCCTCCGAACGCTTGCTGCTGATGGCGCGCAAACTGTATCGCTTTATGACGATCTTGGCGGTTCCAGCACTGGGCCTGGGTATCTGGCTGTGGATGGGCTATGGCATAGGGCGCGGCCCCGGCAATGGCTGGATGCACGCCAAGTTAGCCATCGTCTTGCTGCTGATAGGCTATCACCACGCCTGCGGCAGTATCCTGAAAAAATTTGAAGGGCAACGCAACACCCGCAGCCATGTCTGGTATCGCTATTTTAATGAAGTGCCGGTGGTCTTGATGTTGATTGCGGTGATCTTGGTGGTGGTAAAACCATTTTAA